Proteins co-encoded in one Pseudomonas fluorescens genomic window:
- a CDS encoding SfnB family sulfur acquisition oxidoreductase — protein MTFSHPVAVITSDEQALIVASDLAEDFQRDSNLRDRERRLPLPELDVFSRSGLWGISVPKEYGGAGVSNVTLAKVIALIARADGSLGQIPQNHFYALEVLRVNGSHEQKQRLYAEVLAGQRFGNALAELGTRTAHDRVTSLKRDGSGYRINGRKFYATGAIYAQRIPTSVVDENGVQQLAFVPRDSKGLTVIDDWSGFGQRTTGSGSVVFEDVYVAAEDVIPFQSAFERPTPVGPLAQILHAAIDTGIARAAFEDALHFVRSKTRPWIDSGNDKATEDPLTLKSFGHLSIRLHATEALLERAGEFLDAAQAETNAETVAAASIAVAEARAISTEISLAAGSTLFELAGSQATLIEHGLDRHWRNARVHTLHDPVRWKYHAVGNYYLNDENPPLRGTI, from the coding sequence ATGACCTTTTCCCATCCCGTCGCGGTCATCACCAGCGACGAGCAAGCCCTGATCGTGGCCAGTGACCTGGCCGAAGACTTCCAGCGCGACAGCAACCTGCGCGACCGCGAACGACGCCTGCCGCTGCCGGAACTCGACGTGTTTTCCCGCTCCGGCCTGTGGGGCATCAGCGTGCCCAAGGAGTACGGCGGCGCCGGCGTGTCCAACGTGACGCTGGCCAAAGTCATCGCCCTGATCGCCCGGGCCGATGGCTCGCTCGGGCAGATTCCACAGAACCATTTCTATGCCCTCGAAGTGCTCCGGGTAAACGGCAGCCACGAGCAGAAACAACGTCTCTACGCTGAAGTCCTCGCTGGTCAGCGCTTCGGCAATGCTCTGGCGGAACTGGGCACCAGGACCGCCCACGACCGTGTCACCAGCCTCAAACGCGACGGCAGCGGCTATCGCATCAACGGCCGCAAGTTCTATGCAACCGGTGCCATTTACGCCCAACGGATTCCAACGTCCGTGGTCGATGAAAACGGCGTGCAGCAACTGGCCTTCGTCCCGCGTGACAGCAAAGGCCTGACCGTGATCGACGACTGGAGCGGCTTCGGTCAGCGCACCACCGGCAGCGGCTCGGTGGTGTTCGAAGACGTGTATGTCGCCGCCGAAGATGTCATCCCGTTCCAGAGTGCTTTCGAACGCCCGACCCCGGTCGGCCCGCTGGCGCAGATCCTCCACGCCGCCATCGACACCGGCATCGCCCGCGCCGCCTTCGAAGATGCGCTGCACTTCGTACGCAGCAAGACCCGTCCATGGATCGATTCGGGGAATGACAAGGCCACCGAAGACCCGCTGACACTCAAAAGCTTCGGCCACCTGAGTATCCGCCTGCACGCCACCGAAGCCCTTCTCGAACGCGCCGGCGAATTCCTCGACGCGGCCCAGGCCGAGACCAACGCCGAGACGGTTGCAGCAGCCTCGATTGCCGTCGCCGAAGCGCGGGCGATCAGCACTGAAATCTCCCTGGCCGCCGGCAGCACGTTGTTCGAACTGGCCGGCAGCCAGGCCACCCTGATCGAGCACGGCCTCGACCGTCACTGGCGCAACGCCCGGGTGCACACCCTGCACGATCCAGTACGCTGGAAGTATCACGCGGTGGGCAATTACTACCTCAACGATGAAAACCCTCCGCTGCGAGGGACCATCTGA
- a CDS encoding SfnB family sulfur acquisition oxidoreductase: MSSLADANVQSDLDIAPLLLPAQVLRNDAQAIQAAHELAQVARVQAAKRDRQRKLPWAEIEQFTRSGLGSIAIPREYGGPQVSFVTLAEVFAIISAADPALGQIPQNQFGIINLILGSATEAQKQQLLQSVLEGWRIGNAGPERGTKDTLELKARITADGDDYVINGQKFYSTGALFAHWVAVKALNDDGKQVLAFVRRGTPGLRIVDDWSGFGQRTTASGTILLHNVRVDAGLVVDNWKINEKPNTQGAVSQLIQAAIDAGIARGAIDDAIEFVKTRARPWIDAKVERASDDLYVIADIGKLKIELHAAEALLRKAGQVLDQVHAAPLTAESAARASIAVAEAKVLTTEISLLASEKLFELAGSRATLAEFNLDRHWRNARVHTLHDPVRWKYHAVGAWRLNGKLPARHSWI, encoded by the coding sequence ATGTCCAGTCTGGCAGACGCAAACGTCCAGAGTGATCTGGACATCGCCCCGTTGTTGTTGCCCGCACAAGTGCTGCGCAACGACGCTCAAGCCATCCAGGCTGCACATGAACTGGCGCAAGTCGCCCGCGTGCAGGCCGCCAAACGCGACCGTCAGCGCAAGCTGCCGTGGGCAGAAATCGAGCAATTCACCCGCAGCGGCCTGGGCAGTATTGCCATCCCGCGCGAGTACGGCGGGCCGCAGGTTTCCTTCGTCACCCTGGCCGAGGTGTTCGCGATCATTTCCGCGGCCGACCCGGCACTGGGGCAGATCCCGCAGAACCAGTTCGGCATCATCAACCTGATCCTCGGCAGCGCCACAGAAGCGCAGAAACAGCAGCTGTTGCAGAGTGTGCTCGAAGGCTGGCGCATCGGTAACGCCGGGCCGGAACGCGGCACCAAGGACACCCTGGAACTGAAAGCGCGCATCACCGCCGATGGTGATGACTACGTGATCAACGGCCAGAAGTTCTATTCCACCGGCGCACTGTTCGCCCACTGGGTCGCGGTCAAGGCACTCAACGATGACGGCAAGCAAGTGCTGGCCTTCGTCCGCCGTGGCACACCGGGTCTGCGCATCGTCGATGACTGGTCCGGTTTCGGCCAGCGCACCACCGCCAGCGGAACGATCCTGCTGCACAACGTGCGAGTCGACGCTGGCCTTGTGGTGGACAACTGGAAGATCAACGAAAAGCCCAATACCCAAGGCGCGGTGTCGCAGCTGATTCAAGCGGCCATCGACGCCGGCATCGCCCGCGGCGCCATCGATGACGCCATCGAATTCGTCAAGACCCGCGCCCGGCCGTGGATCGATGCCAAGGTCGAACGCGCCAGCGACGATCTCTACGTGATCGCCGACATCGGCAAACTGAAAATCGAACTGCACGCCGCCGAGGCGCTGCTGCGCAAGGCCGGGCAAGTGCTGGATCAGGTGCACGCCGCACCACTCACCGCCGAATCCGCCGCCCGCGCGTCGATTGCCGTCGCCGAAGCCAAGGTGCTGACCACCGAGATCTCGCTGCTGGCCAGCGAAAAGCTTTTCGAACTGGCCGGCAGCCGCGCCACCCTCGCCGAATTCAACCTCGACCGTCACTGGCGCAACGCCCGGGTGCACACCCTGCACGACCCGGTGCGCTGGAAGTACCACGCGGTCGGCGCCTGGCGCCTCAACGGCAAGTTGCCGGCTCGCCATTCCTGGATCTGA
- the tcyN gene encoding L-cystine ABC transporter ATP-binding protein TcyN, which yields MIVVEKLTKQFKGQVVLNGIDLEVKEGEVVAIIGPSGSGKTTFLRCLNFLEEPTSGRIKVGEIEIDTSRPLNQQQSLVRNLRQHVGFVFQNFNLFPHRTALENVIEGPIVVKKTPRDEAIALGKKLLAKVGLAGKEDAYPRRLSGGQQQRVAIARALAMEPEVILFDEPTSALDPELVGEVLATIRGLAEEKRTMVIVTHEMAFARDVANRVVFFDKGVIVEQGEAKALFANPKEERTRQFLSKFRNNG from the coding sequence ATGATTGTCGTGGAAAAACTGACGAAGCAGTTCAAGGGTCAAGTCGTGCTCAACGGCATTGATCTGGAAGTGAAAGAAGGCGAGGTCGTGGCAATCATCGGGCCCAGCGGCTCGGGCAAGACCACGTTCCTGCGCTGCCTGAACTTCCTTGAGGAACCCACCAGCGGCCGGATCAAGGTCGGCGAGATCGAGATCGATACCAGCCGCCCGCTGAACCAGCAGCAAAGCTTGGTGCGCAACCTGCGCCAGCATGTGGGTTTTGTGTTCCAGAACTTCAACCTGTTCCCCCACCGCACCGCCCTGGAAAACGTCATCGAAGGCCCGATCGTGGTCAAGAAGACGCCTCGCGACGAAGCCATTGCCCTGGGCAAGAAGCTGCTGGCCAAGGTCGGCCTGGCGGGCAAGGAAGACGCCTACCCACGGCGCCTGTCCGGCGGCCAGCAACAGCGCGTGGCGATTGCCCGGGCGCTGGCGATGGAACCGGAAGTGATCCTGTTCGACGAACCGACTTCGGCCCTCGACCCCGAGTTGGTGGGCGAAGTATTGGCGACCATTCGCGGTCTGGCCGAAGAAAAACGCACCATGGTTATCGTCACCCACGAAATGGCATTTGCCCGTGACGTGGCCAACCGCGTGGTGTTTTTCGATAAAGGCGTGATCGTCGAGCAAGGCGAAGCCAAGGCGTTGTTTGCCAATCCGAAAGAAGAACGCACGCGACAGTTTCTCAGCAAGTTCCGCAACAACGGCTGA
- the tcyL gene encoding cystine ABC transporter permease, with amino-acid sequence MEEAFQLALDSAPFLLKGAYYTVILSLGGMFFGLLLGFGLALMRLSRFKSVSWLARIYVSFFRGTPLLVQLFVIYYGLPQLGMELDPLPAALIGFSLNMAAYACEILRAAIGSIERGQWEAAASIGMTRAQTLRRAILPQAMRTALPPLGNSFISLVKDTALAATIQVPELFRQAQLITARTFEVFTMYLAAALIYWILATVLSHFQNKLEARVNRHDQES; translated from the coding sequence ATGGAAGAAGCTTTCCAACTCGCACTGGACTCCGCGCCCTTCCTGTTGAAGGGCGCGTACTACACGGTAATCCTTAGCCTGGGCGGCATGTTCTTCGGCCTGCTGCTGGGCTTTGGCCTGGCGTTGATGCGCCTGTCGCGCTTCAAGTCGGTCAGCTGGCTGGCCCGCATCTACGTGTCGTTCTTTCGCGGCACGCCGTTGCTGGTGCAACTGTTCGTGATCTATTACGGCTTGCCGCAATTGGGCATGGAACTCGACCCGCTGCCGGCGGCGCTGATCGGCTTCTCGCTGAACATGGCCGCCTACGCCTGTGAAATCCTGCGTGCCGCGATCGGTTCGATCGAACGCGGCCAGTGGGAAGCCGCTGCGAGCATCGGCATGACCCGCGCGCAGACCCTGCGCCGGGCCATCCTGCCGCAGGCCATGCGCACGGCGTTGCCGCCGCTGGGCAACAGCTTCATTTCACTGGTCAAGGACACCGCACTGGCCGCCACCATTCAGGTGCCGGAGCTGTTCCGTCAGGCGCAGCTGATTACCGCCCGGACTTTCGAAGTCTTCACCATGTATCTTGCCGCCGCGCTGATCTACTGGATTCTGGCCACGGTGCTGTCGCACTTCCAGAACAAGCTGGAAGCGCGGGTCAATCGGCACGACCAGGAGTCCTGA
- the tcyJ gene encoding cystine ABC transporter substrate-binding protein, translating to MIFSALRRNLLVGSLGLALSAGLISSAVAGEQLQQIKEKGVINVGLEGTYPPFSFVDADGKLSGFEVELSEALAKKLGVKAKIQPTKWDGILAALESKRLDVVVNQVTISDERKKKYDFSEPYTVSGIQALVLKDKAAALNIKSAADLSGKKVGVGLGTNYEQWVRANVPGADVRTYDDDPTKFADLNNGRTDAILIDRLAALEYAKKAPKTVAAGEAFSRQEAGIALRKGEPELLAAVNKALDELRADGTLEKLSTKYFNADVTQ from the coding sequence ATGATTTTTTCCGCACTACGTCGAAATCTGCTGGTAGGTTCGCTGGGCCTGGCACTGAGCGCCGGCCTGATCAGCAGCGCCGTTGCCGGTGAGCAACTGCAACAGATCAAGGAAAAAGGCGTTATCAACGTCGGCCTGGAAGGCACTTACCCACCGTTCAGCTTCGTCGATGCCGACGGCAAGCTGTCGGGTTTCGAAGTCGAACTGTCCGAAGCCCTGGCCAAGAAGCTGGGCGTCAAGGCCAAGATCCAGCCGACCAAATGGGACGGCATCCTCGCAGCCCTGGAATCCAAGCGTCTGGACGTCGTGGTCAATCAGGTGACCATCTCCGACGAGCGCAAGAAGAAGTATGACTTCTCCGAACCGTACACCGTGTCCGGGATTCAGGCGCTGGTGCTGAAAGACAAGGCAGCCGCGCTGAACATCAAATCCGCGGCCGACCTGTCCGGCAAGAAAGTCGGCGTGGGTCTGGGCACCAACTACGAACAGTGGGTCCGCGCCAACGTGCCGGGTGCCGACGTTCGCACCTACGACGATGATCCGACCAAGTTCGCCGACCTGAACAACGGCCGTACCGACGCAATTCTGATCGACCGTCTCGCTGCGCTGGAATACGCCAAGAAAGCGCCGAAAACCGTGGCTGCCGGTGAAGCCTTCTCGCGTCAGGAAGCCGGTATTGCCCTGCGCAAAGGCGAGCCTGAACTGCTGGCTGCCGTGAACAAGGCCCTCGACGAACTGCGCGCCGACGGCACCCTTGAGAAGCTGTCCACGAAATACTTCAACGCTGACGTCACCCAATAA